In Saprospiraceae bacterium, the sequence TTTCAACGGTCTTGCCGTCTTTGTGCAGAGTAGCCATAGCAATAAACATGATGGAAGCACTTAATATAAATATGCCTACGCTCGCTCTCAAAGAGTCCTTGGTATGATGCCTGCTGTCGGCTTTGGTCCATCCTTTGGCTTGCAAAAAAAGAGGTCGGCTCAGGAAAGTCGCAGAAGCCATTGTCGTGCCTACAAACGCTACGACCAATCGCATAGCCCCATCTACTTCGGGTATGCGGGGAACAAATCCCGCAACTGCCTCTTTTACTGACGGCGGTTCGATGAACATGGATAAGAGAAAACTCAAAGCCATGAATCCTACAAAAACGGTCAATATCCTTTCAAAAAGCTTATACTTGCCCGTATTGAGCAAAAAATACATGGTCGCAACATTGATGGCTGCCAGCCCAACTACAAAACCATAATTATAAGGCCTCAGGCCAGGTATAAACAGATTGAAGGCTTCAAAAATAGCATTGGAGGTGATGGTCAGATTGCCCATCAGCGAATTATATTGCCCAAGAGTGACTCCGATAATGATCAGCCAGGCTATATATTTCCCAAAAGGCAGATACTTTTTCATGCCATAAAGTGCAGTATGCCCGGTCGCTAAATAAAAGCGTCCATAGGCTTCGATACAAGCCCAGGAAAACAAACAACTCAGAAAAATTACCCATAATAAATCCGCACCAAATCTGCTCCCGGCGACTATCATAGAGGTGACGCTACCTGTGCCTATGGTAAATCCAATCGCGATAATGGCTGGGCCAAAGCGACTGATAGCGTTTCTAAGCTTCTTCAAATCGTTAGATTAAATAAGTATTTGGCATTTTGTAAGATCAGGAAAATCCAATACCACCATTGATATCATAATTGCCTCCGGTGATAAATGCAGCTTCATCTGATGCCAAAAAAGCCACCAGGTGAGCAATATCCTCAGAAGTGCCTTCACGCCTCAAGGGGGTGCTTTCTACCACTTTTCTTCTAATCTCGTCCGGTGTAAACGTATCATGAAAAGTAGTATCGATCAGACCAGGACAAATCGCGTTAACCCGAATACCTTCAGGTCCAAGCTCCTTGGCCAATGATTTAGTATAGGTGGTCACTGCTCCTTTAGATGCGGCATACAAAGAGGAGCCCCCGCCACCGCCAT encodes:
- a CDS encoding Nramp family divalent metal transporter, giving the protein MKKLRNAISRFGPAIIAIGFTIGTGSVTSMIVAGSRFGADLLWVIFLSCLFSWACIEAYGRFYLATGHTALYGMKKYLPFGKYIAWLIIIGVTLGQYNSLMGNLTITSNAIFEAFNLFIPGLRPYNYGFVVGLAAINVATMYFLLNTGKYKLFERILTVFVGFMALSFLLSMFIEPPSVKEAVAGFVPRIPEVDGAMRLVVAFVGTTMASATFLSRPLFLQAKGWTKADSRHHTKDSLRASVGIFILSASIMFIAMATLHKDGKTVEKVLDMVSTLEPIAGRFAIAIFLLGTLSAGLTSIFPMLMITPMMLSDYQHGRFEMGTRQFKVLTAVAALVGLVGPLYGGNPIQVQIFSQVLLVVALPLVIIAILYFVNNKKLILDLKAGIWLNTGLVLALIFSILITYYGVTDIVSAITKYMD